The genomic stretch GCCCTGCCGGTCACGCCCGCCGGCGCGGCCACCCCGAACGGCGCGCTGCTCGTCGCGCCCGCCGGGAGTGAGGGCCGCCTGCTGTCCCTGGCCGCCGAACTGAACCGCCTGCTGGGCGGCGTGCGCTTCCCGGAGCTGTAAGCGAGCAGGGAGGGGCGACCCTGGTCAATCTGGCCGCCCCTCCCTGCTGCCGTTACTTCTGCACGTCGATGTGAATCACGCCGTCCTGCAGCCGCGCGATCTCCGCCAGCGGCTGGTCCTCACGGTGGCGCATGTTGCTCAGGCTGCTGCCCTCGGGCGCGCGCGCCACGGCGTCCCCGATGCGGATCTGCGTGCTGGCGATGGGCCGCGCCCACACGATCGCGTCCGCGTGCCCGCCCAGCCCCGCGTGCGCCACGCCCCGCAGCGCGCCCACCACGATCACGTCCCCGCCCGCCAGGATCTCCGCGCCGGGGTTCACGTCGCCCAGCACGATCACGCTGCCCGGGAATTCCCGGTGGTACCCGGCGCGCAGCGTGTGCGTGAGGATCTCCGTGCGGGCGGGCAGCGGCGCCGGTCGGGGCGCGCTGTCAGCGGGGGAAGGCGTGGGGACGCTCACGCGCGGCGCCCGCACCCGCCCCGGCGTGCCCCCCGCGGCGCGGATGGCGTGCAGGGCCGCCTCAACCGCCTCGGGGTCGGCGTCGCCCTGCAACTCGAGGGTCACGGCGCTCGCCAGCAGCTCCGTGCGGACACTCAGGGCGTCCTGCACGCTGCTGCCAGTATCGCCGGGTTCGATCAGGAGGTTCAGGCCGCCCAGGGTGCCGCGCAACTTCATGAGCTGCACTCTAGCGTGACACTCATGGACGCACGCAGGTGTCGCCCACCCCGGGCGGGGATGGTGTAAGATGCGACTCATGCTTTGCAAGGAGACTTCCTTTGGTGCAGCTTGATTCCGGCGCGGTCGTGGAGGGCCGCGTGACGCGCGTGACCGACTTCGGCGCGTTCATCCAGTTCGAGAACGGCGAGACGGGCCTCGTGCACATCTCGCAGATCGCGCACTCCTTCGTGCGGAACATTCATGACCACGTCCGCGAGGGCGAGAACGTGGAAGTGAAGGTTCTGGGCCGGGACGAACGCGGTCGCCTCGACCTCTCCATCAAGGAGCTCCTCGAGGAACCCGAGGA from Deinococcus soli (ex Cha et al. 2016) encodes the following:
- a CDS encoding septum site-determining protein MinC — encoded protein: MKLRGTLGGLNLLIEPGDTGSSVQDALSVRTELLASAVTLELQGDADPEAVEAALHAIRAAGGTPGRVRAPRVSVPTPSPADSAPRPAPLPARTEILTHTLRAGYHREFPGSVIVLGDVNPGAEILAGGDVIVVGALRGVAHAGLGGHADAIVWARPIASTQIRIGDAVARAPEGSSLSNMRHREDQPLAEIARLQDGVIHIDVQK
- a CDS encoding S1 RNA-binding domain-containing protein; the encoded protein is MVQLDSGAVVEGRVTRVTDFGAFIQFENGETGLVHISQIAHSFVRNIHDHVREGENVEVKVLGRDERGRLDLSIKELLEEPEEVPRPRAIGRQSPQFEAKLRSFMRDAKERTHGGGGGGGGGAAKKPAGGKRKR